One Arcobacter sp. FWKO B genomic window, GCTAAAAGGTACCTAGTTTTAGAAAAATTTGTAAGGTATAGTATTTATAACTATTTAAAATCAATTATTATGGGAGATAGATAAATGGAAGATATTCAGCTAATAAATTTTACAGAATTAACTAATGAAGAACAGATTATGGTACTAAATTGGAGGAATGACCCACTTATAAAAGAGTGGATGTATAACAAAAATAATATCTCTATTGAAGAGCATCTAAATTTCATTGAATCATTAAAAAACTCTAAAGATAAACTTTATTTCTTGGTTAAAAATAAAGTTGATTTTTTAGGTGTTGTTGATTTCACAAATATTAGTACTAAGAATGTTTTTTTTGGTCTATACGCAAATCCTAACTCAAAGATACCAGGTATAGGAAGACTACTTGATGAAATATGTATAAACTATGCATTTAATACTTTACACGCAGATATCTTGAGTTTAGAGGTTTATAGCGACAATTTGAAAACTATTAACTTACATAAAAAATATAAGTTTCAAGAAGTAGGTAGAAAATTTATTGATAATAAAGAAGTGGTATGTATGAAATTAAGATATGATGAATATAAGGGCTCACTATGTGCAAAATAGGAAATTTTGATTTAAACAATGATGGTACATATATAATAGCAGAACTTAGTGCAAACCATAATGGTAGTCTACAAAATGCTCTTGATACTATTAAAGCTGCTAAAGAAATAGGTGCAAATGCTATAAAAATACAGACATATACAGCTGATACTATTACTTTAAAATGCTACAATGATGATTTTAGAATTACTCAAGGTACTCTATGGGATGGTAAGTATCTGTATGATTTATATAAAGAAGCATATACTCCTTGGGAGTGGCATAAAGAGTTATTTGACTATGCAAGAAGTATTGACATTGATATATTTTCAACACCATTTGATAAGACCGCAGTTGATTTTCTTGAACAATTTAATCCATCAGCATACAAAATAGCCTCATTTGAAATAACAGACCATGAACTTATAAGATATACTGCATCAAAAATGAAACCCATTATTATAAGTACTGGTATAGCTACAATAGATGAGATACAAGATGCTGTAAATATATGTAGAAGTGTCAATAATCATAATATTATACTATTAAAGTGTACTAGTGCTTATCCTGCACCACTAGAAGACTCAAATCTTAAAATGATCCCTAACTTAGCTGAAACTTTTGGTGTAATATCAGGTTTTTCTGATCATACTTTAGGTATAACAGCACCTATTGTTGCAGTGACACTTGGAGCTAAAGTTATTGAAAAACACTTTATTTTAGATAAATCAATAGGTGGACCAGATAGTGATTTTAGTTTGGATAAAGAAGAGTTTGCAATGATGATTCAAGCAGTTAGAGATACTCAAAAACTTATTGGCAGAATTGATTATAACTTAACACACAAGCAACTTAAAAGTAGAGAACACAGTAGAAGTCTTTATATAAGTAAAGATATCAAAAAAGGTGAAATATTTAGTGATGAAAATATTAAAAGTGTAAGACCAGGATATGGTCTACATCCAAAATACTTAAATAATATTTTAGGTAATACAGCAACAAAAGATTATAAATTTGGAGATAGAGTAAAAATGAAGGATAGTAATATATGAATTATACAACAGAACAAGAAAAATTTTGGGCTTCACAAGAGTGGGCACAGGCCTATATTCAAAGGAATGATCATAAATTTGTAAGAAATAATATAGCATTATTCTCTAAAATCTTAAACTCAACTCGTGGAATAGGCAGTATGATTGAATTTGGATCAAATATAGGACTTAATCTTATAGCTCTTAAACAATTAGTTCCTGATATGACTATAGATGCAATTGAGATAAATCCTATTGCATGTGAAGAATTGCAAAAACTTAACTTCTTAAATAAAATTTATAATGATTCAATATTAGAAATTGACTTAAAATCAACCTATGATTTGGTTTTAATTAAAGGGGTGCTAATACATATCAACCCTGATTTTTTGGATACTGTATATGAAAAATTATATAATGCAAGTAACAAGTATATTGTTGTTGCTGAATATTATAATCCAACACCAGTAAGTATAGACTATCGTGGACATAAAGACAAACTTTTTAAAAGGGATTTTGCTGGAGAAATGATGGAAAAGTTTAGTGATCTTAAACTTTTAGACTATGGTTTTGTATACCATAAAGACAACAATTTTCCGCAAGATGATACAACTTGGTTTTTATTGGAAAAAGTAAATTAATACAAGGTATAAAAGCTGTGTAGTATAATTGATTAATTAGATTATACTACACTTATTTAACATAATATTTCGGTTACAATTTCTTCTACATTTACAGCCATTTCTTCCAAAATCTTTGTATCTATAGAAGTTCCTATCATATTTTGTGCTTTCTCGATAAGATCTACTTCATTATCCACCCAAACCATTAAGTTATTGTCTATTTGATATTTATCATAATGACAAATAAAACTTCTTGTTGAAATGGTAGGTGTTCCTAAGAAACATGCCTCAGTATTTAAAGTTCCACCGCCACCTATAAAGAGGTCTGCAAATTTTAGTAAATGTTGAACTTTGACTTTTTCCTCTAAAACTATTGCAAAAGGAAATTCTTCTTTAAGATATTCACTCTCATATCTTGGAATTAAAACAATATTAACATCTAAAAGTTTGTGCAATACTGGTAGAGCTTCATATAAAAAAGGATATTTTCGTGATACATAACTTGATTTGTACTCTTCTTCTCTTATAACAATAGTTTTCTTACTATAATCAATATTATAATTTTTCAAAACTTCTTGGACATATTCAAAATCATACTCGAAATTTTGCAGCCAAATAAGTGGATCTATAAAATCATAATCAAATATTTGTTCATCATCAAGTCCAAATCGTTTTATAATTTCATTTGGAACAACAAATGGCTTAAACATTTTTGTAGCAATTGGTATAGTAAGTCTAGCTTGTGGTAAAGCCCTTTTAAAATTTTCTTTATGATCAGATAATGGGATATCATAAAAGTTAATAATAGGAATTCCCAAACCAAATGCAGCCCTACATCCATCAACAGATGATAAACAAACTAATTTTTCTATATTATGATGAGCTAAATATTCTATAATTTGATACTGTCTATCTAGTGAAGCTCTAAATTTTGAGACTAAAGAATCTCCACCGAAATTACCAATATTTAAAAATTCTAAATTATATAAATTTAACAATTCAACTGTTTCTTTATACCCGTCACCACCTCTTGTAGTGATAAGAACTTTTTTATGTTTTTTAATTTCTTTTATCATTGGCTCAAAAAATAAAACTGATTTTGGAGTTACAAGATCAAACCATATTGTGCTACTTACATTATTATCAACTTCTATCATTACATATATACCTTTTCATACCATCTAGCAAAAATATATAAATTCCAAACATGTTGCTTGAATCTTTTTTCTTTTGCTTCATTATACAAGAACTTGACAAAATCCATATTAAAAAGATTTAATTCTTTATTAACTCTTTCTATTTTAGTTAAAATCTCACTATGATACTCATCATAAAGCCACTCAATAAATGGGGAGCTAAACCCTTTTTTTTGTCTATGAACTATTTCATTTGGCAGATACTTAGTAGCTATTTGTTTTAATAAATATTTATTTGTATTTCCAAGTTTTACTTTATCATCAACTCCAAGCATATACTCAACTAATCTATAATCCAAAAAAGGTGCTCTAAGCTCAAGTGAATGTGCCATAGACATTCTATCTATTTTAGTCATTAAAACTTCAGCAATCCAAATTTTAAAGTCAATATATGTTAGCCATTTTACTGGTGAATATGTGCTTTGGTATTTATTTAGTAAATCTCTTTCACTGTGATTTGAAAGAAGTAGTCTTTTTTGGTTCGTTGTAAATGTTTCACCACAACTTCGGTAAATATGTTCATTTAAAAAAGCCCTATTATTGTATTCCCATTCTTTTGTAAGATTAAAATCTTCTTGTTTAGATTGGGTATTATTGTAATAGTTTAACATTTTAAAATAATTATCATACCCTAAAAAACTCTCATCGCTACCTTCTCCTGATAGTGCAACTGTAATCCCATGTTTATGAATATATTCACTTAATAGATATGTTGGAACTGATGCACTATCACCAAAAGGTTCATCAGTATGGTTTAGCATTTTATCTATTGTATCTATAAAATCTTTTTTACTAATTATTAGTTCATGATGGTTTGATTTTATATGTTTTGCAACAATTTTAGCATATAATAATTCACTATAATGTATATGTTCGTCATAGCCGATGCAAAATGTATTTATTGTTTTTTTACTCTGCTTAGCATACAGTGCTGAAACCAGTGAGGAATCAATACCTCCTGATAATAATGTAGCCACTTCTACATCACCTACAAGTCTATTATTCACACTTTTTAATAAAATATTTTCTACATCTTCTAAAATACTTTTTTCATCAAAATATTTAGTCTCTATATTATTTATATCATAATATTTATCTATATTGATATGGTTACCTTTTAAGGTTAGACTATATCCAGAAGGTAGCTTATTTATACCTGTATAAAAAGTATTGTTGTTTAGTGGAGCTAAGAATGATAAATACTCATCTAAAGCACTTAAATTAACTTTAGGGGTAAATCCTAATAAATTCAAAATTGATTTGATTTCACTGGCATATATAAACTTCCCATTTTGAAAATAATAGTAAAAAGGTTTTTTACCAAACCTGTCCCTTGCACAAAAAAATTGTTGTAGTTTTTTATCATATATACAAAAAGAAAACATACCATTTAATTTGTCTAAGAATTTAATTCCATATTTTTGATACAATCTTATCAAAACTTCTGTATCTGATTTAGTTTTACACAAAAGATTTTCATTCAAAGTAAGTTCTTTATAATTATAAATTTCACCATTAAATGTTATGATAATATCATCAAATATCATAGGTTGATTTGCTTCATCATCCAAATCAATTATACTAAGCCTTGTGTGCCCAAATAAATTTCCGTCAAATTCATATGATTTTTGGTTATCTGGTCCCCTGTGCTTTAATAAATTTACTGCTTTATCAAAATTATTTGATATAAAATTTGCTCCTACTATTCCACACATTACTTTTCAAGTTTCCTTGCGATAACTCCTATACCACCTTCTAAAACATGAAGTTTTATAACCTCTAGATCTAACTTACTAAGCCAGTCTTTAACTTCATTTACAGTATATCTCTCTGAAACCTTTGGATAATACCAGTCAAACACAACCATATGATTATCTTCAAAACTCATATTCTCATTCCAAAATGTTTTAATAAATTTATAATAAATAAACCTTTGAAGATTATATTCTCCAGCTTCTATCTCTAACTCTTCTATATCATCTTTTACTACTATATTCTTATTATAAAGTTCTTGTGCTAATTTTGTAATAGGTATAAGCTTGTCCCACGCTTCTTGTGGTTTGAGATCTGAAACTAGACTGCGTATAAAATCATCTGTAAAATCTCTTAGAGGTGCAGCTTTTCTATAAACATCAAAAAATATTATGCCACCATTTTTCAATACATTTGTCAAAGATTTTATCCCCTCAAATGTATTTCCAGTGTGTTGTAAGATAGCATGACACACAACAACATCAAATGAATTTTCTTTAAAAGGAGGATTGATAAGATTACCTTTAAAATAGTTGATATTATCAAATATAGTAGATAAGTTTTCTTTCGCTTTAAAAACAGCATCGGATAAATCTGTTGCATATATCTCTTTAGCATATTTAGCAAATATATGTTCAACTCTTCCACTACCTATTGCTGGGTCATATACAACCTTATTATATATATATTCTTTTAGTTCATCTTCACATATCCCATACCTATCAAAAAACAACTGTCTACTATATATTTTTGAACCATCATTATGACCCATATCAGAATTGTGCCATTGCCATCCAAATGCTTCTGTAGTTTGTTTAACCTCCTCAATTTTATCTTGTGTTTTATCAGATAAAATTGAGAAATCCACAATACCATTTCTTGTTTTATAAGACTTGCTACATGATTTACACACCACACTATCGGCACTAATTTTTAATTCTTCACCACAGTTTATACATTTAAATATATTTAACATCTATTTTCCTCTTTATCTTGCTGTAACCCCGTTTGTTTGCCCCAAGGGAACTCTATTTTGTGAGCACATAATGCCGAGCAAGGTTGGCACTTCTTATCTTTAACTTTTTTAATCACTTCAATTGCTCGATTAGAATCAAGCAATTTATCTAAATTGCCATTAAAATCGCCTAAATTCCC contains:
- the asnB gene encoding asparagine synthase (glutamine-hydrolyzing) — protein: MCGIVGANFISNNFDKAVNLLKHRGPDNQKSYEFDGNLFGHTRLSIIDLDDEANQPMIFDDIIITFNGEIYNYKELTLNENLLCKTKSDTEVLIRLYQKYGIKFLDKLNGMFSFCIYDKKLQQFFCARDRFGKKPFYYYFQNGKFIYASEIKSILNLLGFTPKVNLSALDEYLSFLAPLNNNTFYTGINKLPSGYSLTLKGNHINIDKYYDINNIETKYFDEKSILEDVENILLKSVNNRLVGDVEVATLLSGGIDSSLVSALYAKQSKKTINTFCIGYDEHIHYSELLYAKIVAKHIKSNHHELIISKKDFIDTIDKMLNHTDEPFGDSASVPTYLLSEYIHKHGITVALSGEGSDESFLGYDNYFKMLNYYNNTQSKQEDFNLTKEWEYNNRAFLNEHIYRSCGETFTTNQKRLLLSNHSERDLLNKYQSTYSPVKWLTYIDFKIWIAEVLMTKIDRMSMAHSLELRAPFLDYRLVEYMLGVDDKVKLGNTNKYLLKQIATKYLPNEIVHRQKKGFSSPFIEWLYDEYHSEILTKIERVNKELNLFNMDFVKFLYNEAKEKRFKQHVWNLYIFARWYEKVYM
- a CDS encoding DUF354 domain-containing protein, with product MIEVDNNVSSTIWFDLVTPKSVLFFEPMIKEIKKHKKVLITTRGGDGYKETVELLNLYNLEFLNIGNFGGDSLVSKFRASLDRQYQIIEYLAHHNIEKLVCLSSVDGCRAAFGLGIPIINFYDIPLSDHKENFKRALPQARLTIPIATKMFKPFVVPNEIIKRFGLDDEQIFDYDFIDPLIWLQNFEYDFEYVQEVLKNYNIDYSKKTIVIREEEYKSSYVSRKYPFLYEALPVLHKLLDVNIVLIPRYESEYLKEEFPFAIVLEEKVKVQHLLKFADLFIGGGGTLNTEACFLGTPTISTRSFICHYDKYQIDNNLMVWVDNEVDLIEKAQNMIGTSIDTKILEEMAVNVEEIVTEILC
- the pseH gene encoding UDP-4-amino-4,6-dideoxy-N-acetyl-beta-L-altrosamine N-acetyltransferase, producing the protein MEDIQLINFTELTNEEQIMVLNWRNDPLIKEWMYNKNNISIEEHLNFIESLKNSKDKLYFLVKNKVDFLGVVDFTNISTKNVFFGLYANPNSKIPGIGRLLDEICINYAFNTLHADILSLEVYSDNLKTINLHKKYKFQEVGRKFIDNKEVVCMKLRYDEYKGSLCAK
- a CDS encoding class I SAM-dependent methyltransferase — protein: MLNIFKCINCGEELKISADSVVCKSCSKSYKTRNGIVDFSILSDKTQDKIEEVKQTTEAFGWQWHNSDMGHNDGSKIYSRQLFFDRYGICEDELKEYIYNKVVYDPAIGSGRVEHIFAKYAKEIYATDLSDAVFKAKENLSTIFDNINYFKGNLINPPFKENSFDVVVCHAILQHTGNTFEGIKSLTNVLKNGGIIFFDVYRKAAPLRDFTDDFIRSLVSDLKPQEAWDKLIPITKLAQELYNKNIVVKDDIEELEIEAGEYNLQRFIYYKFIKTFWNENMSFEDNHMVVFDWYYPKVSERYTVNEVKDWLSKLDLEVIKLHVLEGGIGVIARKLEK
- the pseI gene encoding pseudaminic acid synthase, translated to MCKIGNFDLNNDGTYIIAELSANHNGSLQNALDTIKAAKEIGANAIKIQTYTADTITLKCYNDDFRITQGTLWDGKYLYDLYKEAYTPWEWHKELFDYARSIDIDIFSTPFDKTAVDFLEQFNPSAYKIASFEITDHELIRYTASKMKPIIISTGIATIDEIQDAVNICRSVNNHNIILLKCTSAYPAPLEDSNLKMIPNLAETFGVISGFSDHTLGITAPIVAVTLGAKVIEKHFILDKSIGGPDSDFSLDKEEFAMMIQAVRDTQKLIGRIDYNLTHKQLKSREHSRSLYISKDIKKGEIFSDENIKSVRPGYGLHPKYLNNILGNTATKDYKFGDRVKMKDSNI
- a CDS encoding pseudaminic acid biosynthesis-associated methylase, with product MNYTTEQEKFWASQEWAQAYIQRNDHKFVRNNIALFSKILNSTRGIGSMIEFGSNIGLNLIALKQLVPDMTIDAIEINPIACEELQKLNFLNKIYNDSILEIDLKSTYDLVLIKGVLIHINPDFLDTVYEKLYNASNKYIVVAEYYNPTPVSIDYRGHKDKLFKRDFAGEMMEKFSDLKLLDYGFVYHKDNNFPQDDTTWFLLEKVN